TTTGCCATGTGAATGGAGGGCTTCCCTCAGACTATGTGAAAGTATGCAGCGATGGTCCGGTATTCCCGATTGGTGAGGTGGTATTATGAAACGTCTTGAGGTAAGTCTGCCAGGTTTAAAAATGAAGAATCCGATCATGCCTGCTTCAGGATGTTTTGGATTCGGCCGTGAATATGCAGGACTTTATGATCTGTCAGTCCTTGGGGCTGCTGCCATTAAGGCAGCCACCGTTGAAGCGAGGTTCGGCAATCCTACACCAAGGGTGGCCGAAACCCATAGCGGGATGCTCAACGCGATAGGATTGCAGAATCCTGGTGTGGATCAAATCATGGAAAAAGAACTGCCTTTTCTTAAATCGTATGACCTTCCGATCGTTGCCAATATCGCTGGATCAACAGAAGAAGATTACTGTGAAGTCGCAGAAAAGATGTCCAGCCATCCTCAAGTCTCTGTTTTGGAGCTGAATATATCATGTCCGAACGTAAAAGAAGGCGGCATTCAGTTTGGAACGGACGCGAGAACAGCAGCCGCACTGACAAAAAGAGTGAAAGCCGTCTCGTCCAAGCCGGTGTATGTTAAATTGTCTCCAAACGTTGCCAATATTGCTGAGATGGCAATAGCGGTAGAAGAAGCTGGGGCGGATGGTATTTCCATGATTAACACACTTTTAGGTATGAGAATCGATTTGAAAACACGAAAACCGATTCTAGCCAATAAAACTGGAGGGTTGTCAGGACCAGCGATCAAGCCAGTGGCGATCCGCATGATCCATGAGGTGAGCCAGGCGGTATCTATCCCGATCATTGGAATGGGAGGCGTCAGCTGCGCGGAGGATGTGATCGAATTCATGCTGGCCGGTGCTTCTGCAGTCGCGGTCGGAACGGCGAACTTTGTAGATCCGTTCATCTGCCCGGATATTATCTCACAATTGCCGGAATTGCTTGAGAAAATGAACGTCAGCCATATCAGAGAATTAATCGGAGGGAGCTGGAGGGAATGCGAAGTCCCGTCATTATCGCGCTAGATTTTCCGGGTAAAAAAGAAGTAGAAGCGTTTATTGAACCATTTGAAGGGCAAGAGGCCTGGGTAAAGGTTGGGATGGAGCTGTTCTATGGAGAGGGACCTCAACTGGTCTCTTATCTGAAAGAAAAAAGGTTCAGGATCTTTCTTGATTTAAAGCTTCATGATATTCCGACAACGGTCCGAAAAGCGATGGAACGAATTGCCGCTCTCGGAGTCGATATGGTAAACGTTCATGCAGCCGGGGGGCGAGAAATGATGAGAGGAGCCATCGAAGGGCTGGAAGCTGTAGCAGGTCCAGAAAAGCGTCCTCTCTGCATCGCGGTGACCCAGTTAACCAGTACATCGTCACAGATGCTCAAGGATGAACTGCTGATCGGCGAATCCATGGAGTCGGCGGTCAGCCATTATGCAAAGCTTGCGAAAGAAAGCGGGCTTGATGGCGTGGTCTGTTCACCGCTTGAGGTGCCATACATCAAGAAGGTTTGCGGACAAGAATTCCTAACCGTAACTCCCGGGATCAGGCTTAAAGATGATGATAAGAACGATCAGAAGAGAACCGCTGACCCTGCAGGAGCCAAAGAGCTAGGATCTGATTACATTGTGGTGGGAAGAAGCATTACCGGGTCTCTTGATCCATTGCAAACATACGTTAATATCGAAAAAGAATGGGGGATATTACATGAAACAACAAATCGCTAAAGACCTGCTTTCCATTGAAGCCGTTACACTTTCGGTGGAACATCCGTATACTTGGTCATCTGGAATGAAATCTCCTATCTATTGCGACAACCGCCTGACACTCTCCTATCCAAACGTGCGCAATGGGATCGCTGAAGGATTGAAGAACCTTGTTCTAGAGCATTTTCAGGAAACGAACATGATCGCGGGAACAGCAACAGCCGGGATTCCGCATGCGGCACTGCTTGCAGACCGTCTTGACCTTCCAATGAGCTATGTGAGGAGCAGTGCAAAGTCTCACGGAAAAGGCAAACAGATCGAAGGAAAAGCGGAATCCGGAATGAACGTGGTAGTGGTAGAAGATCTGATTTCAACTGGAGGGAGCGTCATTACTGCCGTTCAGGCACTTAGGGAAGCAGGTTGCAATGTACTTGGAGTTGTTGCAGTCTTTTCTTACGAACTTGCCAAAGGGGCGGACAATCTGGCAGCCAACAACATAAACGTGCAAACTCTTACCGATTTTAGTACATTAATAGAAACGGCCTCTGTGGAAGGCTATATTTCTAAAGATGATCTCTCGTATTTGCTCTCTTGGAAAGAAAATCCGGAGAACTGGCTTCAAAACGCATAGCGGGAGAATGGAAGGAGCGCTTCTGATTGAGGAAGATGAACAGTGAAGAATTCGATGAATTGGTCTCTTTTTTCGATAGCATGGCACGAACCACCTGGCTCGGCGGAATCCATGATACATTAAAGGAGAAAACAGGAACATGGAGAGATAAAAAGGTTCTTGATGTCGGATGTGGAACAGGAAGACTGCTACTTCGCGGCGCAGATGAAGCCGACAAGCTTACAGGTATTGATCTGTCATCGGAAATGATAAAAGCCAGCACGCAAAATTTCTTCTTTCATAACCGCAGCAAGAAGGGGGAGTTTGTGATCGGCGATGCATGTGATCTGCCGTTTGGTGATGAATCATTTGACGTGGCTTTATCAACGTGTGTCCTGTTTCTCCTTCCTGAACCGGAAGTGGGCATCAAGGAGATGATCCGAGTCCTGAAACCAGGCGGAACGCTGGCTATGCTGAATCCATCAGAAAAAATGAATCAGATGGAAGCTTTTCAGTATTGCAAGCAGCATAACATTTCAGGGTTTGAACAAACGGCCATGCTGAAGTGGGCGAATGTTTCAACGAGGAGACATCGATACATATCAGATAGCCTGACTTCTCTTCTTATAACAAACGGCCTTGAAGAGGTCACACATCATGAAGTGCTTGATGGATTGGCCATCATCACCATTGCAAAAAAAATAACCAGGTAGCTCCTGGTTATTTTTTTAATTTTAGCAGTTGATCTTCATCTGGAGTGACATAAAGGGTTTGCTGCTGGTCGTAGATCACAAATCCCGGCTTGGCCCCTGATGGCTTTTTAACGTGCCTGATCAGCGTATAATCCACCGGAACGGAGCCTGAATGCCTGGCTTTGCTAAAATAGGCGGCAAGTCCTGCAGCTTCAAGGAGCGCTGTTTCGCTAACTTCCTCGCTCTTTATGACGACGTGAGAACCTGGAATGTCTTTCGTATGAAGCCACGTTTCATTTTGGCGTGAGGCTTTAAACGTCAAATAGTCATTCTGTTTATTATTTTTGCCGACAAGGATGGTAATGCCGTCTGTTGATTGATAGGTTTCTAGAACAGGCTTTTCATTCTTTTTTGCCTTTTGCTGTTTTCGTCTTCTGACATACCCTTGTTCTTCTAATTCTTCCCGGATGCCTGCCACATCTCTCACAGATGCGGATTCCATCTGCTGGATGAGACTCTCGAAGTAAAGAAGATCTTCTTTCGCTTTTTCCAGCTGCTCTTCAATATAAGCGACCGAGTTTTTAAGTTTAGTGTACCTTTTGAAATAAGCTTGAGCGTTTTCAGAAGGACCTTTCAGGGGATCAAGCAGAATTTCAAGCTTCGGCTGATCCTCTTCGTAAAAATTCGTAACTTCAATTTTCTTTTGGCCTTTTTTCACCATATAAAGGTGGGCTGTCAAAAGTTCACCCAGGACTTTAAATCTATCTGCTTTCTCTGTATCTGAAAGAGATGCATTAAGTTTCTTAATCTTTTTGGCAATTTTATCATGCTCGTTATGCAGCATTTTTTCCAAATCTGCAGCTTGCTGCTTTACTCTGTCCCGTTCGGCCTTGCCGTAATAGAAGCGGTCCAGAAGCTCTCCAGCCGAATCGAAATCCCTCTTTCCTCCCTTTAAATGGGAGAGAGCTGTAACCGAAAAGTATTCCTTTCCATCTGAGACAGACATCTGTGGGGCATATCGGTTGTTCCTGAATTCCTCCATCATGGCGGTGAACGCTTCAGAAAGAGTCTCTTTCGTTGCCAGTCCGGCACGGAACGTTATCTCCCTGGCAATCTGTGGCGAGATTCCGCTGTAAAGCTGCACGATCTGACGGTCGATCTTACCTTCGTTCCATCTGATTTTTTGTATAAAACCTTCTGCACTTTCTGTAAGCGGAGAATGTTTTTCCTGAGGCGGAGGAGATAAGTATTTCTGTCCGGGAAGCAAAGTTCTGTATCGGTTCAGTGACGGGGGAATATGCTTGATGCAGTCTATGATCGTGCCGTTCTTATCTTCTACTAGAATAATATTGCTGTGCCTTCCCATAATTTCTATGATCAGCGTCTTATAGGCGATATCACCGATCTCATCTCTGTTTTTTACTTTAATATGAATGATTCTTTCCAGATCAATCTGTTCGATCGATTCGATGACTGCGCCTTCCATATGCTTTCTTAGCAGCATGCAGAACATGGGTGGGACTGCAGGGTTATCATACGATTTTGCGGTCAGCTGAACTCTGCTGAATGAAGGATTGGCGGATAACAATAGTTTTTGGTTTTTTCCTCCGGATCTTATCGTAAACAGCAAGTCTGTTTTATCAGGCTGATAGATTTTTGTTATCTTTCCGGATTGCAATGTCTTTTTTATCTCTGAAGCTGTTGCTCTTGTAACAATTCCATCAAAACTCATAGTTTCACCTCTGTTTCTCTCTTCATCAGTATAGCATTATTGAGGACATGCCTGCATATAAATGACTATATACGTTATGAGGCAGAGGTGGAGAAATGAATTGGTATCAGCTATCAAAGGAAGATGTTGAACGCCTGACCAACAGTAACCTGCAGACAGGCCTGAGTGATAAGGAAAGCCAGAAAAAGCTGAAAACAACAGGACATAACCAGCTGCAGGAAGCAAAGAAACCGTCGTCGATTCTCGTTTTTTTCGCACAATTCAAGGATTTCATGGTGCTCGTTCTTCTAGCCGCCACGTTATTGTCAGGCTTGCTAGGAGAGTATCTTGATGCCATTGCGATTATTCTGATCGTGATCATGAACGGAATATTAGGATTTATTCAGGAACGAAAAGCGGAAAAGTCACTGACAGCACTGCGTGAGCTGTCTGCTCCAACTGCGATCGTTATGAGAAACGGCAGCTGGACGGCGATCTCTGCTAAAGAACTCGTTCCCGGTGATATCGTGAAGCTTTCAGCTGGAGACCGGGTCGGGGCTGATATCCGCATGGTATCTGCTAGAGGCCTTTATATTGAGGAATCTGCACTGACAGGAGAATCCATTCCTGTTCAAAAAAGGGGAGAGGCACTCCAAGGAAGCGGCTTGCCGCTTGGTGACCAGGCCAACATGGCTTTTATGGGAACGATGGTGACCAGGGGCAGCGGAACAGGAGTTGTTATCGCGACGGGAATGACGACGGAGATGGGAAAAATCGCCCATCTGATCCAGAATGCTGATACGCTTGCAACTCCTCTGCAGCTTAAGCTTGAGCAGCTTGGCAAGATCTTAATTGGGATCGCTTTGCTTCTGACTGTCCTTGTAGTTGTTACAGGCGTTTACAGGGGACATGACTTATACAGCATGGTGCTGGCGGGTGTGTCACTTGCAGTGGCTGCCATACCTGAAGGACTTCCAGCTATTGTAACGATCGCCCTGGCGCTTGGTGTTCAGAAGATGATTAAGCGGAGAGCCATCGTAAGAAAGCTTCCTTCGGTCGAAACTCTGGGCTGTGCCACTGTCATCTGTTCCGATAAAACGGGGACGTTGACGCAGAACAAAATGACGGTCACTCATTTGTGGAGTGAAGGAACGATTTGGAATGTAACAGGAAGCGGATATGATACAGCAGGAGAATTTATAAGAAACGGGCAAAAGACGAGAATCGATCAGCATGAGGGGCTGCTTCAGCTTCTTTCATACGGCGCGATCTGCAACAATGCTGAACTTACGGATTCCGGCAGCATCATGGGTGATCCTACAGAAACCGCATTGCTGATCAGCGCAGCAAAAGCAGGTCTGATGAAAGATAACATTCTCCGTTCGGTTGAAATTTTGGACGAGGTTCCGTTTGACTCGGCAAGAAAAATGATGAGTGTAATCGTCCGCAACCAAAACAACGAGATGTTTTTAATCACAAAAGGAGCACCAGATGTCCTTCTGGAAAAAAGTGATTATGTATTGTGGGATGGAAAGCGGCAGCTGTTAAAACAGCAGCATACCGAACAGATTAAAGAGGCGATCCTGGGTCTCGGAAGCCAGGCACTGAGAACCATAGCCGTTGCCTACAAGCCGCTGCATACAAAAGAAAGAGCTGCCGCAGGACCGTCGGCAGAAAACCATCTGACGTTCATCGGTCTTCAAGGAATGATAGATCCTCCAAGAGAAGAAGTGAAAGAGAGTATCGACCGATGCCATGAAGCAGGGATTAAAACCGTTATGATTACCGGTGACCATGTCGTTACCGCAAGTGCCATCGCCAGACAGTTGAACATCCTGCCTCAGGGAGGGAAAGTTATTGATGGTGCGGCTTTATCGGTCATGTCAGATGAAGACCTGATAAGGGAAGCAGAAAACATCTTTGTTTATGCCAGGGTCTCACCTGAACATAAGCTTAAGATTGTCAAAGCTCTGCAAAAGAGAGGGCATATCGTCGCGATGACAGGGGACGGGGTTAACGATGCACCGGCAATAAAGTCTGCCAACATTGGAATCGCGATGGGTATAACGGGAACAGACGTGGCCAAGGAGGCATCCTCACTCGTTTTAAGTGATGACAATTTTTCAACCATTCGTGCAGCGATCGAGGAAGGAAGAAATATTTACGAAAACATCAGGAAGTTTATCCGATACTTGCTGGCTTCAAATGTAGGTGAGATCCTCGTTATGCTGTTCGCCATGATCCTGTCGATGCCGATGCCGCTTGTGCCCATCCAGATCTTATGGGTAAACCTCGTAACAGACGGTCTGCCGGCAATGGCCCTTGGTATCGATCCTGCGGAAGACAATGTAATGAAACGCTCTCCGAGGAAGCCAAATGAAGGGGTATTCTCAAGAGGGCTTGGATGGAAGATCGTTTCAAGGGGTTTCATGATTGGAATCGTAACGATTCTCGCTTTCTGGACCGCTCTGCACGAGCACCCAGATCAGCTGATGAAAGCACAGACTGTCGCCTTTTCAACCCTGGTCATGGCCCAGCTGATCCATGTCTTTGACTGCAGAAGCGAACGGTCAGTTCTGCACCGGAACCCGTTTGGTAACATGGCGTTAGTCTTGGCTGTTTTGTCTTCTGTTCTGCTTACGCTCGTGGTCATGTACATTACTCCTCTGCAAGCAATTTTTCATACGGTTCCCTTGTCTGGCCGGGATTGGCTGTTGGTCCTCGGAATGGCTGCGATTCCTACATTTGCCCTTACAGGGTTTCAAGCATTTAAAAAATTATAAAGCAGGGGGATAGAAACAAATCTTCATAGGTTTCTATCCTTTTTATTGTTCAGGGTTGTACAGACTGTTAAAATTGTTTAGAATAACGGAGGAATATGTTAAAATGATATAAATGTGCTGGGTACGGACATATCCATACATCGAATTAATTTCTACATAATGATTATGATCTTGCTCGTTCTGGCTAGAATAGAACTACCAACGTTAGGAGCGGTTATATACATGAAGCTAATCAATATTGGTTATGGAAACATTGTAGCAGCACACCGAATCATTTCCGTCGTAAGTCCGGAATCAGCGCCGATCAAACGCCTAATAACTATGGCAAGAGACGGAAATATGCTTATTGATGCCACATACGGCAGACGGACGAGGGCGGTCATCATTACGGACAGTGATCACGTTGTACTCTCTGCTGTTCAGCCTGAAACGGTGGCACAGCGGCTTCTCTCGATTGAAGAGGGAGCGGAAGAAAGTTAAGTGGAGGTAAGTATGGATAGAGAACGGGGCATTTTATTTGTGCTCTCCGGCCCATCCGGTGTCGGAAAAGGTACTGTATGCAAAGCGCTGAGAGCACAAAAGCTGGACATTCAATATTCAGTTTCAGCGACCACCCGAAATCCTCGGGTTGGAGAGGTTCATGGGGTAGATTATTTTTTCAAGTCTAAAGAAGAATTTCAGAACATGATTGAAAATAACGAATTGCTCGAATGGGCAGAATACGTCGGCAACTTCTATGGCACACCGATTGAGTATGTCAATCAGACACTGGATGAAGGCCGCGACGTTATTTTAGAAATTGAGGTTCAGGGAGCGCTTCAGGTACGAAAGACCTTTCCAGAAGGCGTTTTTATTTTTCTGACCCCGCCTAGTCTTGAAGAACTGCGAAGCCGCATTGTCGGCAGAGGAACTGAAACGGAAGACTTGATCAATAACCGCATGACAGTAGCCAGGGAAGAAATAGAAATGATGCAGCACTATGATTATTCCGTCGTAAATGATGAGATAAGCCATGCCTGCAGCAGGATCCAGTCTATTATCACCTCTGAACACTGCAAGGTGGACCGTGTAACCAATCGTTATAAAAAATTACTGGGAGATGAATAAGCATGCTGTATCCTTCAATTGATGCCCTTATGGACAAAATAGATTCAAAATATTCACTGGTGACCCTCTCTTCAAAAAGAGCAAGAGAGATTCAGAGAAGCAATAACGGAATCGTTGAAAAGCCGGTTTCCCACAAATTTGTCGGAAAAGCTTTGGAAGAGATTTATGCGGGATATTTAACGCCAAAAAAGTCTGACACTGAATGATGATCAATAACAACCTATGCTTATAGGTTGTTATTTTTTTCAATTTTTGCGGAATATTATATATGTTAATCATAATTATATTATGTAAACAAATAGGCAGGGGGAGATTTCATTGGATCATTCAATGAAAAAGATTTTGCTTTGTGTAACTGGAGGGATTGCGGCATATAAGGCGGCAACGATTGCAAGCCAGCTGTATCAGCTGGGGTTTGAGGTAAAGGTAATGATGTCAGAGTCATCACAGAAGTTTATTACTCCGTTGACACTGCAAACCTTATCCCGGAACGAAGTCTACACCAATACGTTCGAAGAACGGAATCCAAACGTTGTTGCCCATATTGACCTTGCGGATTGGGCAGACCTTGCTGTCGTGGCACCGGCTACCGCAAACTGCATCGGAAAACTGGCAAACGGGATAGCTGATGACATGATTACAACAACTTTACTGGCCACTACAGCACCGATAATGATTGCGCCTGCAATGAATGTCAACATGTATCAGCATCCTGCTGTTCAAGCAAACATGCAAAAGCTGGCAGACTACGGATACCGGTTCGTGGAACCAGGGGAAGGGCTGCTCGCATGCGGCTATATCGGAAAAGGGAGACTTGCTGAGCCAGAAGAAATTATTGCCTGTATTAAGGATTTCTCTGCCAAGCAAATGGATTTGCCTCTTGAAGGAAAAAAGGTCCTGATCACAGCGGGACCAACGAGAGAACAGGTGGACCCTGTGCGTTACTTCACGAATTATTCATCCGGGAAAATGGGTTATGCGATTGCAAGGGCGGCAGCGGGAATGGGAGCTTCAGTCACCTTGGTCAGCGGACCAACAGCGCTTGAAAAACCAGCAGGCGTCATGTTTATACCGGTAGAATCCACCGATGAAATGTTTCATGCGGTTATGAAAGAGTACCCGGAAATGGATCTCGTTATAAAGTCGGCGGCTGTTGCAGATTATACTCCCCGGATTAAATATGGTGAAAAAGTTAAGAAAAAGAATGAGAGCTGGTCGGTGGAAATGGAGAAAACGACCGATATTCTGTCAGTACTCGGAGAGAAAAAAGAGAGACAAGTCCTCGTGGGATTTGCTGCAGAAACCGGAAATCTTGAGGGTTATGCACTCGACAAACTGAAGCGCAAAAACCTGGATATGATCGTTGCCAATAACGTCGCTCAAGAAGGGGCCGGCTTCAGTGTTGATACAAACCGAGTGGTGATTTATAAAAAGGACGGTTCAGCAAAGGAATATCCTCTGCTGTCAAAAGATAAAGTCGCTCAGGAAGTTTTGGCGCAGGCTATGGAACTGATGCCTCTATGATCGCAAAAGTTATCGTGGATGTGCCGGCCAGCAATGTAAACCGCACCTTCGATTATCTTGTACCTGAAGAACTGAAAGATACAGTTAAACCCGGTATGAGGGTAGCCGTGCCTTTTGGACCAAGAAAACTTCAAGGCTTTGTCATCGAGCTTGGCGAGGAGACTTCTGTTCAAAAATTAAAGAAGATCATTGAACTTCTGGATCCGGTCCCAGTTTTGACTGAAGAACTCCTGAAACTCGGCAAGTGGGTATCGGATCAGACACTCTGTTTCTTAATCACAGCTTATCAGGCTATGATTCCAGCTGCTTTAAAAGCCTCCTACCAGAAGGAATTCCGGCTGGTTGACGGAGTCGGCCTCGCTGACTTGCCGGACGGAGCTAGAGAGTGGTTTAAACACCGGGAATACATCCCGATGGAAGATCTGCTGAAAATGTCACCGACACCGCTTGCCCTCTTCCAAAAACTTGTTCAAAAGAATTCCCTGGAAGTGATCTACAGGATGTCAGACAAAATAACGAAGAAAAAAATAAAGATCGTGCAGAGACGGGGAACAGAAGAGGAGAGACTTCAGCATATCGAATCACTTTCCAAACAGGCGGTTAAGCAAAAAGAGATTCTATCATTTCTTCATGAGTCTGAAAGCCCTGTAGTATTAAAAGATCTTCTAGAGATGTTCGACACGACAAGATCAACAGTCCAAGCCTTGGAGAGCAAAGGTTTTATAGAGATAGCGGAGAAGGAGATCTACCGTGATCCGTATGGTGGCCGTGAATTTAAAAGAACGCAGCCCCTGCTCTTAACATCTCAGCAGGAACAAAGCATTCAGCCTGTTTTGGCTGCTCTCGAGGAGAAGAGGCATGAAACTATTCTGCTTCATGGCGTTACAGGAAGCGGTAAAACAGAAATCTATCTGCAGAGTATTGACAGGGCAATTCAAATGGGGCAGGAAGCCATAGTTTTAGTGCCTGAGATATCTCTGACACCGCAGATGGTAAACCGTTTTAAAGGGCGGTTCGGTTCAAGGGTTGCTGTTTTGCATAGTGCTCTGTCCGCCGGAGAAAAATATGATGAGTGGCGAAAAATTCAGCGTAAAGAGGTATCTGTTGTGGTAGGTGCAAGGTCGGCCGTTTTCGCTCCGTTTGAAAATCTGGGCCTGATCATCATCGATGAAGAGCATGAATCAAGCTATA
This genomic stretch from Fictibacillus marinisediminis harbors:
- the remA gene encoding extracellular matrix/biofilm regulator RemA — protein: MYMKLINIGYGNIVAAHRIISVVSPESAPIKRLITMARDGNMLIDATYGRRTRAVIITDSDHVVLSAVQPETVAQRLLSIEEGAEES
- the rpoZ gene encoding DNA-directed RNA polymerase subunit omega, with protein sequence MLYPSIDALMDKIDSKYSLVTLSSKRAREIQRSNNGIVEKPVSHKFVGKALEEIYAGYLTPKKSDTE
- a CDS encoding Rqc2 family fibronectin-binding protein, whose product is MSFDGIVTRATASEIKKTLQSGKITKIYQPDKTDLLFTIRSGGKNQKLLLSANPSFSRVQLTAKSYDNPAVPPMFCMLLRKHMEGAVIESIEQIDLERIIHIKVKNRDEIGDIAYKTLIIEIMGRHSNIILVEDKNGTIIDCIKHIPPSLNRYRTLLPGQKYLSPPPQEKHSPLTESAEGFIQKIRWNEGKIDRQIVQLYSGISPQIAREITFRAGLATKETLSEAFTAMMEEFRNNRYAPQMSVSDGKEYFSVTALSHLKGGKRDFDSAGELLDRFYYGKAERDRVKQQAADLEKMLHNEHDKIAKKIKKLNASLSDTEKADRFKVLGELLTAHLYMVKKGQKKIEVTNFYEEDQPKLEILLDPLKGPSENAQAYFKRYTKLKNSVAYIEEQLEKAKEDLLYFESLIQQMESASVRDVAGIREELEEQGYVRRRKQQKAKKNEKPVLETYQSTDGITILVGKNNKQNDYLTFKASRQNETWLHTKDIPGSHVVIKSEEVSETALLEAAGLAAYFSKARHSGSVPVDYTLIRHVKKPSGAKPGFVIYDQQQTLYVTPDEDQLLKLKK
- the coaBC gene encoding bifunctional phosphopantothenoylcysteine decarboxylase/phosphopantothenate--cysteine ligase CoaBC; the protein is MKKILLCVTGGIAAYKAATIASQLYQLGFEVKVMMSESSQKFITPLTLQTLSRNEVYTNTFEERNPNVVAHIDLADWADLAVVAPATANCIGKLANGIADDMITTTLLATTAPIMIAPAMNVNMYQHPAVQANMQKLADYGYRFVEPGEGLLACGYIGKGRLAEPEEIIACIKDFSAKQMDLPLEGKKVLITAGPTREQVDPVRYFTNYSSGKMGYAIARAAAGMGASVTLVSGPTALEKPAGVMFIPVESTDEMFHAVMKEYPEMDLVIKSAAVADYTPRIKYGEKVKKKNESWSVEMEKTTDILSVLGEKKERQVLVGFAAETGNLEGYALDKLKRKNLDMIVANNVAQEGAGFSVDTNRVVIYKKDGSAKEYPLLSKDKVAQEVLAQAMELMPL
- a CDS encoding calcium-translocating P-type ATPase, SERCA-type encodes the protein MNWYQLSKEDVERLTNSNLQTGLSDKESQKKLKTTGHNQLQEAKKPSSILVFFAQFKDFMVLVLLAATLLSGLLGEYLDAIAIILIVIMNGILGFIQERKAEKSLTALRELSAPTAIVMRNGSWTAISAKELVPGDIVKLSAGDRVGADIRMVSARGLYIEESALTGESIPVQKRGEALQGSGLPLGDQANMAFMGTMVTRGSGTGVVIATGMTTEMGKIAHLIQNADTLATPLQLKLEQLGKILIGIALLLTVLVVVTGVYRGHDLYSMVLAGVSLAVAAIPEGLPAIVTIALALGVQKMIKRRAIVRKLPSVETLGCATVICSDKTGTLTQNKMTVTHLWSEGTIWNVTGSGYDTAGEFIRNGQKTRIDQHEGLLQLLSYGAICNNAELTDSGSIMGDPTETALLISAAKAGLMKDNILRSVEILDEVPFDSARKMMSVIVRNQNNEMFLITKGAPDVLLEKSDYVLWDGKRQLLKQQHTEQIKEAILGLGSQALRTIAVAYKPLHTKERAAAGPSAENHLTFIGLQGMIDPPREEVKESIDRCHEAGIKTVMITGDHVVTASAIARQLNILPQGGKVIDGAALSVMSDEDLIREAENIFVYARVSPEHKLKIVKALQKRGHIVAMTGDGVNDAPAIKSANIGIAMGITGTDVAKEASSLVLSDDNFSTIRAAIEEGRNIYENIRKFIRYLLASNVGEILVMLFAMILSMPMPLVPIQILWVNLVTDGLPAMALGIDPAEDNVMKRSPRKPNEGVFSRGLGWKIVSRGFMIGIVTILAFWTALHEHPDQLMKAQTVAFSTLVMAQLIHVFDCRSERSVLHRNPFGNMALVLAVLSSVLLTLVVMYITPLQAIFHTVPLSGRDWLLVLGMAAIPTFALTGFQAFKKL
- the pyrF gene encoding orotidine-5'-phosphate decarboxylase — protein: MRSPVIIALDFPGKKEVEAFIEPFEGQEAWVKVGMELFYGEGPQLVSYLKEKRFRIFLDLKLHDIPTTVRKAMERIAALGVDMVNVHAAGGREMMRGAIEGLEAVAGPEKRPLCIAVTQLTSTSSQMLKDELLIGESMESAVSHYAKLAKESGLDGVVCSPLEVPYIKKVCGQEFLTVTPGIRLKDDDKNDQKRTADPAGAKELGSDYIVVGRSITGSLDPLQTYVNIEKEWGILHETTNR
- a CDS encoding dihydroorotate dehydrogenase, with the protein product MKRLEVSLPGLKMKNPIMPASGCFGFGREYAGLYDLSVLGAAAIKAATVEARFGNPTPRVAETHSGMLNAIGLQNPGVDQIMEKELPFLKSYDLPIVANIAGSTEEDYCEVAEKMSSHPQVSVLELNISCPNVKEGGIQFGTDARTAAALTKRVKAVSSKPVYVKLSPNVANIAEMAIAVEEAGADGISMINTLLGMRIDLKTRKPILANKTGGLSGPAIKPVAIRMIHEVSQAVSIPIIGMGGVSCAEDVIEFMLAGASAVAVGTANFVDPFICPDIISQLPELLEKMNVSHIRELIGGSWRECEVPSLSR
- the pyrE gene encoding orotate phosphoribosyltransferase; protein product: MKQQIAKDLLSIEAVTLSVEHPYTWSSGMKSPIYCDNRLTLSYPNVRNGIAEGLKNLVLEHFQETNMIAGTATAGIPHAALLADRLDLPMSYVRSSAKSHGKGKQIEGKAESGMNVVVVEDLISTGGSVITAVQALREAGCNVLGVVAVFSYELAKGADNLAANNINVQTLTDFSTLIETASVEGYISKDDLSYLLSWKENPENWLQNA
- a CDS encoding class I SAM-dependent methyltransferase; amino-acid sequence: MNSEEFDELVSFFDSMARTTWLGGIHDTLKEKTGTWRDKKVLDVGCGTGRLLLRGADEADKLTGIDLSSEMIKASTQNFFFHNRSKKGEFVIGDACDLPFGDESFDVALSTCVLFLLPEPEVGIKEMIRVLKPGGTLAMLNPSEKMNQMEAFQYCKQHNISGFEQTAMLKWANVSTRRHRYISDSLTSLLITNGLEEVTHHEVLDGLAIITIAKKITR
- the gmk gene encoding guanylate kinase; this encodes MDRERGILFVLSGPSGVGKGTVCKALRAQKLDIQYSVSATTRNPRVGEVHGVDYFFKSKEEFQNMIENNELLEWAEYVGNFYGTPIEYVNQTLDEGRDVILEIEVQGALQVRKTFPEGVFIFLTPPSLEELRSRIVGRGTETEDLINNRMTVAREEIEMMQHYDYSVVNDEISHACSRIQSIITSEHCKVDRVTNRYKKLLGDE